AGGAGGCCTGGAGAGCGCGTTTTTCGGCCTTGTCCGCGTACATCCGCAGGTCGCTGAGGCGGACGAGGTCGGCGGTGTCCTGGGTGTCCGCCGGGAAGCAGGCCACGCCCGCGCTCGCGTCCACCCCCTCGAAGCCCGCCGCCCGCGTCCGGTCCACGGCGCCCCGCACGCGCTCCAGGATGATCGCCGCCTCGGCCGGACCCACGCCCGGCAGCACGACGGCGTACTCGTCGCCGCCCAGGCGGTGGACCCGGTCCTCCTCGCGCAGGCACTGGCGCAGGGCGCGGGCGAACTCGCGCAGCAGGGTGTCGCCGCGGGCGTGGCCCAGCGTGTCGTTCACCCGCTTGAGGCCGTCGAGATCGACCGAGAGCACGGCGACCGCCGCGCCCTGGCGGCGCGCCCGGCTGAGTTCCGCCGTGAGGTCAATCTCGAACGCCCGGCGGTTGCCCAGCCCCGTCAGGATGTCGGTGCGGGCCGCCGTCTCCAGGCTGTGCAGGTGACGCTGCCGTTCCACCCCGGCGGCCAGCGTGCGCGCCGCCGCCGCGAGCAGGCTGCGCTCGAAAGGAGACCACTCCTCGCAGGGGCCGGTCCGGTAGACCCCCAGCACCCAGGCCTGCTCGGGGAGGCCCAGGGCCACCGGGAGCAGCGCGGCCCCCCGCAGCCCAGCCTCTGCGCAGGCCGGGAGGGTCGCGGGCAGCTCCGTCGGGGTCAGGAAGACCGCCCGGCCACCCAGAACGCCCGCGGCCTCGACCTGCCGGGTGGGGAGGTCCCAGGTGGGCAGCGGGAGGTCCCCGTGGGTGGCGAGCGGACGTAGCACGTCCCCCGCGCGCTGCCACAGGACGAGCGCCCCCTCACCCAGGGCGCGGTTGACGGCGGCCAGGGCGGTCTGTGCCAGTTCCCGGGCGTCCGCCTGCCCGTCCAGCAGGTGGGAGAGTTCCAGCAGGGCCTCGGCCTGCTCGCGGGCGCGCACGGCCTCCCGCTGGGCCTGCACCGCCGCCGTCACGTCGTAGCCGGTGCCAACCAGTCCCGCCGGGCGTCCCCCGGCGTCCTGCAGCGGCCCGTAGTGGGCCTCGAAGACCTGCCCCCTCACCTCCACGTGGGTCGTGAAGCTCTCCCCGGCGAAGGCGCGGTCCAGATTGGTGAGGACCGCCGCGTCCCCGGCAAAGGCCTCCCGCACCGAGCGGCCGACCAGCCCCGCCGGGATCGCTCCCAGGGCGGCCAGGCCCCGGCCCTCGACGAGGGTAAAGGTGCCCGACAGGTCCGTCGTCCAGAGGACCACCGGGGCGGCCTCCAGCGCGAGGCGCAGCTTCTCCTGGCTCTCGCGCAGGGCGGCCCGCTGCGCGCTCTGGCTCAGGCTCTGGCGCACCGCCCGGCTCACAGCGTCCACGAGCTGGCGGTCCCGCGCGGTCCAGGGCCGCTCCTGGTGCAGCCGCAGCAGGGTCATCATGTAGGTCGCCTCCCCCTCCTGCCCCAGGCACACGCTGACTGCCGAGCGCACCCCGGCAGCGACGAGGTCCGCGTGGCTCCCGGGGTCGCGGGCGTAGTCGGAGACGAACAGGGGGGTGTCACACCCGGCCGCCTGCCACATCAGGCCGCCCTCCTCCCGCCGCATCTCCCGGGTGGCCTGCCGGGCGAGGTCCGCCCCCGCCGGGCTGTGCCAGGCGCTGCGCGAGGTGGCGCTATCCCCCCGGATCACCACCAGCCCCCCCCAGTCCACGTCGAGGGCGGCGCCGGTCAGTTCGACGACGTGTGGCAGCAGCTCCCCCGTCGGCAGGTCGAGGTCGGTGAGGTCGCCGATGCCCTGGAGGAGCCGCGAGAGGTTCAGGGCGTCTTGCAGGCTCCGGGCCTGCGTCTCCCGGAGCTGGGCCGCGCGGTCCGCCTCCAGCCTCCCCAGCCGCAGTTCCAGCTCGTCGATCACGAGCGCGGCGAAATCCTTCAGGGCGGCCCGTTCCTGAGCGGAAAAGCTCGCCCGCGGCCGCTCGTCCAGGATGCACAGGGTTCCCAGTGTGTGCCCATCCGGCGTGACGAGCGGCGCCCCCGCGTAGAAGCGCAGCCCCGGCGCCCCGGTCACGAAGGGGTGGCGCGCGAAGCGGGCGTCGGCGGCCAGGTCGGGCACCACCAGGACGTCCAGGCTGTGCAGGGCGTGGGTGCAAAAGCTCAGGGAGCGGTCGGTCTGCCGCATATCCAGGCCGAAGCAGGCCTTGAAGAAGGTGTGCTGCGACCCGACCAGCGAGATCAGGGAAATGGGGACCCCGAACAGCCGCGCGGCCAGCGCCGTGAGCCGGTCGAAGGCCGCCTCGGGCAGCGTGTCCAGCACCGCGTAGCGTTCCAGCGCCGCCAGCCGTCCCTGTTCCCGAACCGCAGTCGTTTCCATCCCCGTCAGCTTAGGGAGGAGCGTCTGTCACGGCTCTGACACGCTTTGCCGCGCCAGGAGGTGGAATTTTCGGCTTTGTCGGGGCCGGAGCCGCTTGCCTACCCCCGCACGACCTCCAGAATCTTGTCCCCGTACTTCCGCAGCCGTTCCGGCCCCATGCCGCGCACGGCCTTCAGGTCGTCGAGGGTGTAGGGCACCCGGCGCGCGATCTCGGCCAGCGTCGCGTTGCTGGCGATGATGAAGCGGCTGACCTCCTGGCGCCTGGCCTCGGCGTTGCGCCACTCGCGCAGCCGGGCGTAGATCGCGGCCTGCTCGTCGGTGAGGTCGGCGGCGGGGTCGAGCGCCCCACCCTCGCCCGCGTTGCTGGGCAGGTCAGGGGTGAGGTCGGGCGCGGCGGGGGCGGGTTCGGGTTCCGCCGGTTGGGAGGGTGAGGCGTCCTCCGCTGGCGTGTCCTCCACCTCCGGCTCGGGCTGCGGTTCCGCCTCCGGCACCTCGGCGGTGGCGAGGGGCGGCTGGACCTCCAGCTCGGGCTCGTCCGGCCCGCCGCTGACCGGGGTGGGGAGCGGGGGAAGGCTCTCGGGCTCGAAGTCGCTGAACACGATCTCGGGGGTCCAGGTCACCTCCTCCTCGGCGGGGGGGGCGGGCTCTGCGGGCGCGGCGTCCTCGACCGGCGGCGCGTCGAAGGTCACGCGGGCCGGGGCCTCGGGAGCGTCCGGGAAGGCCTCGTCCGGGCGGGGGAGGTCGGGCTGGGGCGAGGGCGGGCGGAACTCCCGTTCCTGGCGGGGGCGTTCGGGTCGGCTGTCGCGCCCGGAAACACGGGCGATGGGCTCAGCCTCCCTGACCTCCGTCAGCTCGCGCACGAGCGGCAGCGGGTCCGCCACCGGCCGCGGCTGGCCGCGCAGCAGGGCGAGGGCCGTCTCGGCGTCTTGCAGGCCGGGGGTGAAGACCACGCCGCCCTCCACGCTGCGGGTGGCGGCCAGCACCCCGCCGGGGAGCCAGGGCGTGTTGGGCGCCGCGTCGGGCGGGAGAAGCAGCGCCGTGGGGCCGAAGGGCAGCGCCCCGCCCCCCAGCCGCTCGGCGAGGAGCCCCACCGTGCGCGCGCTCCGGGCCAGCCGCAGCGGCAGCGTCGCCACGTCGCGCAGGGCGAGCGCGACCGTCACGTCGGCGGGGGCGGGGGCCGCGGGCGCGGGGCTCTCCCCCGTGCCGAACAGCAGCGCCAGCCCCCCCTCGCCGAAGCCGGTCAGCGTGACTCCGTCGCGGTACACCACGAGGGCGGCGCCCCGGGTGAACCACCCGCCCCCCGGCGCCAGGGTGGCGTCCACGATGACCGGCACCCCGGCCCGCTCGGCGCGGCGCAGAAGCCGCTCGTCGGGCTCGGCCAGCCAAGCGGCCCGGGCGCCGGTCCAGTCGGCGTCCAGCCCGGCGGCGGCCAGGCCCTGCTCGGCCAGCGCCGCGCGGTTCACGCCCAGCCGCTCGTCCACCCGCACCACGCCGGGACCCAGCAGCGCGGCGAGTTGCCGGGCCAGAGCGGCCTCGCCCCCCAGCGTCAGGCCCCAGTCGGCCCCCTCCAGGGCGGCCAGCGCGGCGCTCAACCGGGCGTGGGGATCACCCCGTTCGGCGTGCAGGCCGACCAGCCGGGCGTCGGGGCGGGGATCGGGACGGGGAAGGTCGGGCGAGTCGGTCATGCGCCCCATTGTGCCGCACGGGACCGCCATGGCGCGGAGGACGTGCGCGGGAAAAAGTTCATGCGGCAGCACCAGCCCCCCGCTCAAGGTGTTCTCCTCAGGTGCTCTCGAAGCGCAGGTGCCGGACGCTGCGGCCCACGCTGCGAATCTCGCGCAGGGCCTGCATGCCGATCTTCACGTGCTGAGTGGCAAAGGTCTCGGTCACCCAGCGGTCACTCTCGGTCGTCTTGACCCCCTCGGGCACCATGGGCTGGTCCGAGACCAGGAGCAGCGCCCCGGTGGGGATGTGGTTGGCAAAGCCAACCGTGAACACGGTCGCGGTCTCCATGTCGATCGCCATGCAGCGGGTCCTGGTCAGGTACTCCTTGAAGGCCGCGTCGTGCTCCCACACCCGGCGGTTCGTCGTGTAGACGGTGCCCGTCCAGTAGTCGAGCCCCGCGTCCCGGATGCTCGACGAGATCGCCCGCTGGAGGCTGAACGCCGGGAGCGCCGGAATCTCGGGCGGCAGGTAGTCGTTGGAGGTGCCGTCGCCCCGGATGGCCGCGATGGGCAGGATGAGGTCCCCCACCTTGTTCTTGCGCTTGAGCCCGCCGCACTTGCCCAGGAACAGGACCGCCTTGGGCTCGACGGCACTCAGCAGGTCCATGATGGTGGCCGCGTTCGCGCTCCCCATCGTGAAGTTGATCAGGGTGATGCCGTCCGCCGTGATCGTCGGCATGGCCTTGGTCGGGTCGTGGATGCTCCCCCCGGTCAGCTCCGCGAAGATGTCGAGGTAGCCCAGAAAGTTGGTCAGGAGGATGTAGTCCCCAAACTCGGAGAGCGGCAGGCCGGTGTATCGGGGGAGCCAGTTTTCGACGATCTCCTGTTTGGTTCGCATCTGACCTGCCAGGGTAGGAAGCGGCCAGTACAGTGTCAATCGGGACAAGCCTTACCCAGAACGCCGACCGGGCTCAGGGCCTCCAAAAGTTTCGGGCGGACCCGTCGAGGCCTCACGTACAGGTACGTGGCAAAACGGTCTCTCGACCCTCCGGGCCAAGTCTGACCTCTGCCCTTGGACTCGCCCGGCTTCCCCCCCCCCTCAGCCTACTTCCCGAATCGGCGCTCCCGGCCCTGGAACTCGCGCAGCGCCCGCAGGAAATCCACCCGCCGGAAGCCCGGCCAGTACACGTCACAGAAGTAGAACTCGGAATACACGCTCTGCCACAGCATGAAGCCTGAGAGCCGAATTTCGCCGCTGGTGCGGATGATGAAGTCGGGATCGGGAACCCCGGCCGTGTACAGGTGCGCGCTGATGTGCTCGGGCCTCAGCGTCTCGATCACCTCGGGGAGTGTGTGGCCCTGCGCCGCCTGCCCGGCGAGGTGCTGCTTGACCGCGTCCACGATCTCCTCGCGGCCCCCGTACCCCACGGCGATGTTCAGCAGCATGCCGTCGTACCCGGCGGTCCGGGCCTCCAGCTCGCGCAGGGCGTCGAGGACGTGCCCGGGAAAGTCGTGGTGCTGGCCGATGGCGCGCACCCGCACCCGGTTAGCGTGGATGCGGGGATCGGTGGCGAGGTTGCGCGCCTCCCGCTCCAGCAGGCTCAGGATGTGGGCGAGTTCCTCCGGGGCGCGGCTCACGTTGTCGGTGGACAGCACCCAGATCGTCACGGTGGGAATGCCGAGTTCCAGGCACCACTGCAACACCTCGTGCGCCTTGTCGGCGCCGAAGGTGTGGCCCATCTCGCGCTGAAGACCGCTGGCCCGGGCGAAGCGGCGGTTGCCGTCGAGGATCAGGCCCAGGTGGCGGGGCAGCCGCCCGTGGGCCCCCACCTCGCGGGCAAGGCGCTGCTCGTACCCCCACAGCAAGGCGCCGCGGGCCACGTCGCGCGTTTTTTTCGCGGTGCGGACGGCGAGCTTAAGGGGCCTACGGCTCATAACGCGGGCCAGTGTAGCGCGTGGGGGGGAGGGGAGCGTCTATCAAAAGGGGCAGGGGTCCTGGAACGAGTGGCCCACCCCAGTTCCCCTGAGGCCCGCACCCCGCAGGCCAGGGGGAAGGGGGCCCTTCCTCAGGCCCTCGCCACCTCCTGACCCCCGCGAGTGCCGCCCAGTCATCCCGAAAATCCCGTCCTGCCCGCATTCTTACCGGTCGGTCGGGGACGCCCGCCCCGGCCGGGACGCGGTATGCTGCGCCCCGTGAGTTTGGCGGCGTTCCTCGATTTGCAAGGCGAGCGGGCCCTGGTGGTGGGCGGCGGCCCGGTCGCTCTGCGCCGGGTGCGGACCCTGCTGGGCGCAGGCATGGGCGTGACGGTCGTCGCCCCCGAATTGCACCCCGACCTCCTGGGCCTGCCGGTGCGCGCCGAGCGGCGGCCCTACCGGCCGGAGGATGTTCGGGGGGTGCGCGTGGTCGTTGCCGCCACCGACAGCGCTGCCGTGAACGACGCCGTGACCGCCGATGCGCGGGCGGCGGGCGTTCTGGTCAATCACGCGGGCGACGCCGCGCGGGGCACCCTGCGCTTTCCGGCGGTGATCCGGCGCGGAGGGGTGCAGGTGGCCGTCACGACGGGGCGCGAGCTGCCCCTGCTCGCGCAGGCTGTAGGTGAGCGCGTTGCGGCGCTGCTGCCGGACGATTCCGCCGTGGAGGCCTGGGCGGGGCGGCGCGAGCGGGCGCTGACCCTGGCCCCCGCCGAGCGCGAGCGCGAACTCGCGGGGCTGCGGGCCGACATCCGCGCGGCGTTGGGCCTGGCCGCTGGGGGGGCCGCGTGACGCTCGCCTGCCCGACCGCCCGCGCCTTTCTCGCGCAGCCGAGAGCTCTGCCCCCCGCGCCGCTGGACTTCGTGGTGGTCGGCCTCAACCACCAGACCGCCCCAGTTGAGGTCCGCGAGCGCGCCGCCGTCCGCGCGGGGGAGGAGGGGGCGATCCTCTCGCACCTTTCCCTCCACGCGCGGGAGGTCATGCTGCTCGCCACCTGCAACCGCACCGAGGTGTACCTCGCCGGAATCGAGGGTGACCCCGTCAGCGCCTTCGAGGGCGCCTGGGGCCACGCGCTGGAGGGCCACCTCTACGTCCACCGGGGGGACGCGGCCGTCGCGCACCTGTACCGGGTGGCGGCCGGGCTGGACAGTCTGGTGATCGGCGAGACGCAGATTCAGGGCCAGGTCAAGCGCGCTTGGCAGGAGGCCCACGCCCGGGGCCTGTCGGGCACGCTGCTGAACAAGATCGCGCAGGGCGCCCTGGCTGCGGGGAAGCGTGTTCGCAGCGAGACGGGCCTGAGCGACAAGGTGGTCAGCGTGTCGAGCGCCGCCGTCGAACTCGCCCAGGCCGCGCTGGGGGACCTTACGCGCCGCACGGCCCTGATCCTCGGTGCGGGCGAGACGGCCGAGCTGACGCTGACCCACCTGCGGGCCGCGGGTGTGCGGGACGTGATCGTGGTCAACCGCACTGAGGCGCGCGCCCGGCAGCTCGCTGACAAACTCGGGGGCCGCGCCTGCGCCGCCGAGTACCTGCACGAGGTCCTGCCGGAAGCCGACGTGGTGATCGCGTCGAGCGCGGCGCCCCACCATGTCCTGAACGGGGTGGGGGTGGAGGCGGCCCTGGCCGGGCGCCCCGGGCGGCCCATGTTCCTGATCGACATCAGCGTGCCGCGCATCCTGGCCCCGGACATCGCCGCCGTGCCCGGCGCGCACCTGTACAACCTCGACGACCTGACCGCCATCGTGAGCCGCAACCTGCAAAGCCGCCGCGCGGCCCTTCCTCGCGCCGAGGCGATCATCCGCGAGGCGGTTTCGGATCTGGCGCGCTGGCACCTCACGCGGGAGGCGCAGATGAGCCGTCAGGAACGGCAATTGGCGCTGGCGAGCGACTGAGCTGGGGAACCACGCCACGAACCGCCTCCCCGTTTTCCCGTACCCTGCCCTCATGTGGACCCGGCTTCCTTCGAGCGCCCTGCGCGTAACCGGCGCGGACCGCGTGGACTTCGTGCAGGGGCAGATGACGAACGACCTGCGGGGCGCCCCCACGCCCGGGGTCGTGGCCTGCGGCTTCCTGAACGTGCGCGGCCAGATCGAGTTCTTCGCGCGGGCCTACAAGCGCGAGGGGGACGTGTACCTCCACCTTGACGCCGGGCAGGCCGAGGCCCTCGCCGCGCGGCTGCGGCGCTACATCATCTTCGACCAGGTCGAGGTGGAGGACCTGTCGGGGGAGTTGCGGACGGTCCACGTCTGGGACGAGGCCGCTGTGCCTGGCTGGAACCCGCAGGGAGGGAGCGCGCAGACTTTCGAGCTGGCGGGGGGAACGGTCCTCGCGGGCCGGGTCGACCGTACGGGAACTCCCGGCGTGGACCTGCATTTCCTGGCCCGCCACGAGGAGGCCGTCCTCGCCGCGCTCGGGGGAGGAGAGGCGCCGCTGGATGCCCTCGATGGGGCGCGGGTCCGGGCGGGCATCCCTGACATCACCCGCGACGGCTTCGTGGGCGTTCTCCCGCAGGAGGTCGGATTGGACGTGGGCGGCCCCCTGCCCTCCATCAGCTACCGCAAGGGCTGCTACGTGGGGCAGGAGATCATGGCCCGGCTGGAGGCGAGGGGTAACGCTCGCTATCACCTCGCCCGATTGCGCGGGGAGGGGCTGCCCGACCACGCCGCGGTGACGCGGGAGGGCCGGGCCGTCGGGCAGGCGGGCCTGCAGGCGGGGGGCCTGAGCCTCGCCCGGCTGCGGAAGGAACTGCTCGCGGGGGATGTGGTGGAGGTCGGCGGCGTGCCCGCGTCCGTGGAGTTCCTGGCCCCCGCCCCCGCCGATGCTTGAGGCCTTCGCCCGCGAGCTGCGCTCCGGGGAGCCCGCCGACCTCACCCGCGCCGCCCGCCGCGCGCAGGTCGTCGCGTTCCTGGCGCTCGCCCTGCCGGGGCTGCCGTTGGGGGGCCTGTACCTGCTGACCCGGCCCACCCCGCTGACCCTGCCCTGGGCCGCCGGGCTCGCCGGGATGGCCGCGCTCCTCGCGCTCGTCGTCCTGCGCCTCGCCCGGCGGGCGGCCCACGGCGGTGCCCAGCCCCCCTCCCACGCAGCCCTCACGGCGGCCATGCAGGGCGGCGCCGCACCCGCCGTGCCCTTTCTGCTGGGGTGTGCCTTCCTGAACCAGCCCGCTGTCCTCGTCCTGCTCTGGGGAGTCGCGGCCCTCGCCCTCGTCCTGGCCTGGTCGAGCGTTCCCCGCTGGGTACGGGCGGCGATAGCCCGGGGCAGCTGACGGGGGCGCTGAGCCATTCGGCGGACGGACCCGGGGCCTGCCTCCCCTACCCTGGGCCCCATGTACGCCGAGACCCCCCGCCTGCTGCTCGTCCCCCTCACGCGCGAGGTCATCGAGCGGCGGCTGACCTGCGACCACTTCACGGCGGAGGTGCCGACCCCCGCTGGCCCGCTGACCGTCACCTACCCGCCCGCCTGGCCCGGCGACCCGCTCCCGATGTTCCCGCACAAGCTCGCCGCCCTCGACCCCGGGAAGGAGGCCTGGAGTGCCACCCTGGTTGAGCGCGCCACCCTGACCGCCGTCGGGCAGATGGGGGCCAAGGGCCAGCCGAGTGAGCAGGGAGACGTGGAGATCGGCTACGGGCTCAACCCGGAAGTCTGGGGCCGGGGCTACGCGACCGAGGCAGTGGGCGCCCTCGTCGCGGCCCTGCTCGCCCGGCCGGACGTGCGGCGGGTCACCGCGCAGACGGCGACGACCAACCCGGCCAGCGCGCGGGTGCTCGAAAAACTGGGCTTCACGCGGGTCGGCACCGCGTGGGACGAGGAGGATGGGGACCTGACCGTGTGGGCGAGAGGGGCGGGGTAGTCGCCCCCCAAACGAACACGCCCCAGCCTGTGCGGCGGGGGCGTGCCTTGGAGGTGCGGCTTAACGGCTCTTGGGGTCCAGCGCGTCGCGCAGGCCGTCACCGAACAGGTTGAAGGCGAGGCTGAAGGTCACGATGAACAGCGCCGGGAAGACCAGCACGTACCAGTAGTCGGGCTTGAGCCAGGGGCGGGCAAATTCGACAAGCTGGCCCCACTCGGCGTACCCGCTCTCGAAGCCCAGACCCAGGAAGGACAGCGCGGCCACGCTGAGGGGCACGGTGCCCAGGTCCAGCACGGCGAGCGTCAGCACGCTGGCGAGGCTGTTGGGAATGACGTGTCTCAGGATCAGACGCCAGTCGCGTGCCCCGAGGCTCCGGGCGGCGTCCACGTATTCCAGTTGCCGGGTCCGCAAGACGTCACCGCGCACCACACGGGCATACCCGGCCCACCCCGCAATGCTAAAGGCGAGGATGATCGGCCCTGTGGGATCGCCCCCGGGATTTTTGGCGCGCAGGATGGTGAGCAGCACGACCGTCAGGATCAGGGGCGGCATGGCGAACAGCACGTCGATGAACCGCTGAATCAGGTTGTCGATCCAGCCGCCGTAGTACCCGCTGACCGCGCCGATGACGACGCCCACCACCAGCGTGATCGCCACGATGATGAACGACATCTTGAGGGCAGTGCGGGCCCCCCAGATCAGGCCGTAGAAGATGCTGTAGCCGTTGGAGGTGCCGAAGATGGCCTCGGGACCGGGCGGCGTGGGCGTCGAGGAGAAGCTGAGGCGCTCAATCTGGTAACAACTGCGCGGGGGAGCGAGGACGGCCTGCCAGAACGCACCACCCAGCGGGTTATAGACCGCGGTAGGGGTGGAGATGTTCAGGTCGCGCAGGCAGTTGCCCTGCGGTGGGGCGATGAGCGGCGCGAACAGGGCGACCAGACCGAACAGCAGCGTGATGACCAGGCCGGTCACGGCCAGCTTGTTGCGCCGCAGCTTCCGCACCGCCGGGCCGGTCCAGAACAGCTCCCAGCGGCTGCGCTTGGGGGCGGGGGCAGGAACAGGAGCAGTGGTCGTCATCAGTCGAACCTCACGCGCGGGTCAACGACCCCATACAGGATGTCCACGACTGTGCTCACCACGACCACGATCAGCGCCGAGAGCAGCGCGAAGCCCAGCACGGCGGGGATGTCCAGGCGCAGCCCGGCGTCCACCATCCACAGCCCCACACCCGGATACCCGAAGATAAACTCGGTGATCAGAGAGCCGCCCAGCAGGTTGATGATCAGGAAGCCGCCCAGCGTCACGATACTCAGCAGCGCGTTGCGGCGGGCATGCTTGTTGTTCACTGTACGGTTAGACAGGCCCTTGGCGCGCGCCGTCCGCACGTAGTCGCTCGTCAGCGCCTCCAGCATATTGTTCCGCATCACCTTCACGATCGTGGCGGCGCTGACCACCGTCAGGGTCGCTGCGGGCAGGATCAGGTGCTGAATCACGTCCCAGGCGATATCCCAGCGGCCATTGAGGGCAGCGTCCAGGCTGAGCAGCCCGGTGTAGCGTCTCAGGTCACCGATGGAGAACTGGTTGATGACATTGACCTGCCCGGCACCGGGAAGCCAGCCCAAATAGCCGTAGAACACCGCCAGCAACACGATGCCCAGCACAAAGGTCGGAAGGCTATAACCGATAATAGTCAGGACACGTAAGATCTGGTCGATCAGCTTGTCCTTGTTCAGGGCACTGAGTGTTCCCAGCCAGATGCCCAGGAGCAGGATCGGGAGGGCCGTGAGCAGCGTCAGCTCAATGGTATTCGGCAACCTCTCACGGATAGTGTCGGTCACGTCCTGGCCGCTGGCACGCGAGAAGCCCAGGTCACCCTGAAGAGTACTGCCGAGCCATTTGCCGTACTGCGTGATGAACGGGGCATCCAGTCCCCGTTCCCTGATAATCGCCTCCAGGCGGGCGGCCTGCTGGTCGCTGCGGATATACCCCGCGGCGCGCTGCTCAGGCGTCAGCAGTTGCGTCAGCCCGACGATCAGCAGGGAGAGCGCGAGCATGACCAGGGGAACCTGGAGCAGCCGCCTAACGATGAAATTGAGCATGGATTCCTCGGGAAGTGGGCCGTGGTCTTCCGGTCAGGGGCGCGGAAGGGGGCCGGAGTGAAAAGCGTGGAGCGAAGGAGCAGCCGGACAGGACGGTCGAGCAGCCTGGGAAGCGAAAGACAGTGTAAACCCTTCGCTGCCGGGGCCGGGAGACCAACCGCCCATATGAGCAGGCAAAGCTGAAGGCCGGATGAAACGAGGTGGCGGGGGGATGGCTGTCCTCTCGCCATCCCCCCGCTGCCCGAGCAGCTTACTTCTTGCTGAGGTTCTTCCAGAA
This region of Deinococcus apachensis DSM 19763 genomic DNA includes:
- a CDS encoding ABC transporter permease; amino-acid sequence: MLNFIVRRLLQVPLVMLALSLLIVGLTQLLTPEQRAAGYIRSDQQAARLEAIIRERGLDAPFITQYGKWLGSTLQGDLGFSRASGQDVTDTIRERLPNTIELTLLTALPILLLGIWLGTLSALNKDKLIDQILRVLTIIGYSLPTFVLGIVLLAVFYGYLGWLPGAGQVNVINQFSIGDLRRYTGLLSLDAALNGRWDIAWDVIQHLILPAATLTVVSAATIVKVMRNNMLEALTSDYVRTARAKGLSNRTVNNKHARRNALLSIVTLGGFLIINLLGGSLITEFIFGYPGVGLWMVDAGLRLDIPAVLGFALLSALIVVVVSTVVDILYGVVDPRVRFD